The nucleotide window ACTGAAACCCACACATCGATATacaaaaatcgctgaaaaggtacaccCAAACCGTGGCACATGTCCCCGTATACATTCAACCATGACCCCTCCCCATGCACTTTTGAGTTAAAAAAAACAAAGCATTAAGCGCGAACGTATTAATCTCAGGTTGTAGCCTATATAGGGTATAACAACGTTTTAATgatattcaaaaacagttttgaaaccttaattcaaaacattctaaaaagaaTATTTTACAAAAAGTGTTTGACAAAAGTATAACAATTTTACTTtaacctttatacaacccgacatttaaatgttattaaaacgttttgaataaacattttaagaacatttttcgTGTCTGCTGGGAATCGTTTTAGAGCCGAAAAAGGCTGGCGCACTTCAAATCTTTACCTGGAGCATGCAGTGAATCATCATAATAATTGTTAGATTTACATATGGTTTAAGATTGAACAATCACAATGCAGTTCGATGATCTAAAATATCTTCGAAAACAAGCATTAGTCAAAACATTTGAGACGTTTAATGCAAATCTCGGATGATCCCGTGATTGTTCATCAACCAATCATTGCAAAACACTTATAATTTAGCTTTAAAACTCGTTGCTCACTCTTGCCCTttctttataaaaataaaatacataatccCGCCAGTTTGTCACTTCGTATCTTAGACCATGAATTCGATTGTGTGGATAAGTCTTTTTGCTCAAGATTTGAAATTtgaagagaattgaccattgatCATTATAATGAAGCTAAATGTAGTATATGGCCAataaagtgtgctctttcatttaatggcataaaaatgggaaaaatatggtaaggaacacttgaggcttttaaaacatacattttggtcaaaaaacgtagttttcaacagatatgaattgcgttatctgttgaccaaatgtaaaaaggtgtttttagtgggaagtgttagctttcgttcgatacaacataaattctgattggatgaagaaaATACttgtctattttccactagatctcacacagctcttatgatgctatgaactcaaccgtgtagtatagcagagactgcgtggagactagactCACTGCGCTGGAAATAACTGTGTACTCGGATGTATCGAGGTGgcaactgtgcgtagatgcatttatacgAATATCGTTATTGTAGTCAGACCTTTTCATATGGAACCCGAGCTTTGAACACCGCCGCAATGAAGTTGTTCGTGAAACATAAAACTTGTTTACGCTGCCTGAGTACAGTGACAATAAGGGATGGTGCAATAATTGTTTATGCCCCCGAGGTATGGGTATGGTGGTGGGGTTTATGGCCACAAAAAAATATGGTATGTCGAAAGGGGACGGGGGAGATACCATTTCGACAGATATGACGCCCTAAAAAGGTTAGAAAACAttctataattatgcaaaatttcctgcgtGCTGCTCTCGTATCGAATGATTTAAGACCATTTAAGGTTCTACATTTCCGTTCCCTATAGCATGTGTCGGGGGGGGTGCAATGATTTTTTGGTGCCAGGGAGGGttaataattgtttgttttttggcaCGGCAAAAAAAGAGGGGGGTATTTTGAGAATACACATTATGGAACAACCCCTAATTCTTATGATTATTGGTTTGTCAATATAAGTGAACTCATAGCAAAGtgcttttattttcagttttattCTGATTCTATTAATGAAAGGAAAACCACTAATGTTcagaaaacacaaaacgtttataaTCTCAGGTGATAtatagggtataaaaacgttttaataacattcaaaaaacagttttgaaaccttaatgcaaaacattctacaaagaatgttatttaagtgttgacagaatattttgcaaaaagtgtttgacaaaaatattacaattttacgttaacctttatacaacccaacatttaaatgttattaaaacgttttgaataaacgttttaagaacatttgttGTGTCTGCTGGGAATTGTTTTAGAGCCGAAAAAGGCTGGTGCACTTTAAATCCTTACTTAGAGCATGTAGTAAATCATCATTATATTGTTAGATTCACTTATGGTTTAAGAGTACACAAGCACAATGCAGTTCGATGATCTAGAATACCTTCGAAAACAAGGGGGTACGGTGCAGAATTAGTAAAAACATTTATGATGTTTAAGGCAAACCTCGAATGATCCCCAACCAAATTTACTGAACTTAAAAGCGGCGAAATACAATATTACCAAACCCCTATAATTTAGCTTGGAAACTCGTTGCTCACTCTTGCACTTTCtttataaaaaaatacaataacgCCAGTTTGTCACTTCGTATCTTAGATCATGAATTAAATTGTTTGGAGGTACGCTCTATGTTGTGGTAACCATCAATCTTGTGCGAAACAcgttgggacagatgatgtttgaaagatcaaattcctgtgaattgaacatgacgctgaaaatacatgataggTTTCATAGGTCATGTTATGTATTTGTTTGCTCCTCTCCCCCTCGCCCccgaaacaatgttggagcacaGATTGAGCTCAACCACTTTCCACTATTTTTCaccattcaacattgaataaggggagcggggatgcaTTGAATACGGGTAGCGGGGATGCgtgaaataaacaaactgtcTTAATATTGATAACGTGAATTTGCATAtatctttatattaaaaataaaaagattGACAAGTTTATAAAACCGTGTATATACAAAGATGGCAAATTTATTAATCTATTCATAGCTGAAAGAATGATCAAAATCGAACAACGCGTTTAGGAGATATggtcatatttatgatattaatgttgtacttcaacattgaataaggggagtggGGATGCGTAAAATCAACAAACTGTCCCAAGCTTTTCGCGCGGGATTGATGGTAACTTGAAATCAATAATACAACGGATTAAATCAAGTTTTGTTTCACTATAAAGTTAGCGTAAAGGTTGCCAACTTTCATGGTACATATTTATGTTTGGGCTATGAACAGGCTTTCAATGAATTCTATTAAAAAATTTGCAAATACAATTAAATATTTATCACTTTCGCTGACTCAAGAAATctgaagtcttttttttttttgcttaactaTATCTAATAAAACTACATGCtacatttaaatttttattaaaatcgccgttggaaaaaacaaaacaacgttTGGCAAAAGTGGCACATGTCGTACACAGTACCGTTGATAATGGTGATCATATTGATACCACATTCTAATACCgttattttttaattcaatttaatttaattccgAGCACCCTTGTGCTCGCACCCTGTTCCAGTACGTATCAGCACTAGCACTGTTCATTCCGTCTGGTCCACCGTGGTAAAAACGTGCCCAATCTTCGCAAGTCGGGCTGTCGAAGATGTCGTGTTGACCCAGGTAGCATTTGATTGTGTCTTCAGCGCATGTCTTATCCTGTGCACAGCTACGCCAGTCTTGTGAATACAACaggggaaagagagagagagaaatattCATATTTAACATTATAATGCTCTTCATGTTTGACATCAAAGTTacgcttaggcgacgaaaaaaaaaacccatgggTCGGGTCgggttttcttcttcttcttctttttcttcctttagcaaatgaccttaaaaatatcaaacaaaaaGGCGTTTGTCCGCATTCATTTGTGCAAGAAACAAATAATTCCATAATTTTTTAAAATCTGCATTTTGCATTTGCCTACTTTGCATAATTGGTCAAAGCCCTATTTAAAAACATATAGCTAATTACATTTTTAATGCAAAATGCCCTATTTtctcttaaatacacggcttcgGCGTTACCACTAACAGGTTATGTTATCACATAGTAGAGAGTATAGacctccctcctctgaaaatccaaacaagaatcaggcggcgtaggaagcgcaacacgtgacgtacgaggctggcgaagatacagggctgacagccccattcaaaatacacggttagcaattacaaatggaaaattgacatacttgcagtgtggtacattgtcgtaccccaacggttttagaggaagataattttgctttgacaccacataacaaatttagaattgtttgtgacgatttcatgattatgtgttaatccaatggcgacctcaaaattggcgatatcgcttccatcaccgcctgacaAGAATGGGCCCGTACCCTTATTTGCCGATGGGATTTTTACAGGAGGGCATGGCATTTTTAGTTGGTGCCAAAAAATTCCAAACCGTCCCGCTGACCCGTTACTAAAATGACTTTACCGTGACAAATTCGCACGAAATTCAGGAAAATAATTAAGATTGGGAAATTGTGGCCTAAAAAGGTGCACATTTACATCGTTTAGTAATTTTGTCACTGTATTTTCAACCAGGAGGGCCAACTTTTCCCCTCCACCCCCGCATCGCAAGAACAATAATAACATTTGGGGTTCAAAACAGGAggtcaaatataatgtttttcTAAATTTCAACtatggttggtctgaaccctggaattatggaaactttcgggcctcataactgctaaattgttggtctaaagtatataaaagtatacatattaagaatggcaaagacttgataagttaatctgtgaggtccaattttggccataatgctcattttggcctaaaatcccccaaaacggttttttgtattaatttttaaaaactagatacaaatatttaggagccgtttttttaattttttttgaatttcgaccaacttcgagaaatttgcaccaaaaatggtcaaaaaatgctgaattttcaaaaaaatcataaaaaagcccgattttcacccaattttcaaatagtttcaaaaaaatgaaaaaacggctcctagatatttttatctagtttttaaaaattaataaaaacaaaattttggcccaagaatttttttttttacgttgcacgaaaaaaaaagtgggccaaaaaacgttttttggtattttgggccaaaaatgagcatgttGGCCCAAAtgggacctcacagatgaacttatcaagtctttgccattctaaatatgtgtacttttatatactttacaccaacaattaagcagttatgaggcccgaaagtttccataatttcagggttcagaccaaccttttaAATTGAAGTTTCTATCATTATTAccaataaattgaaaaataatacaaacGAGTAACTAATACAATGTAAAGAAATGTATAATCCTTTGAAACAGATTAGATCTGAACCTTACAATATCcggattttacaatatttaaacccagttaacatggttaaagttgGTTTCATTGATCCGATATTACCGTATTTTCAGACAAATTAGAAACTtcgttttattcatttttatactAAATTATTAGAGTTGCGAAAAAGCCAACAGGAAAATTTCAAGGCTAcatttatataaaataataaataaatttcggatttatatagcgcctttttccagctagatcttaaaggattcaaagcgctgtaattttgctgccatggtgaatcatcacaatcagatcgcatcatctaggccagttgcagccgaacctcaggcgcagacctatccgcagttagattgtaacatccaccaattatccttgcagctccccaaattccattgggtgaaggaagtttttgataaccaaacaactaatcaccgattttttgaaagcaggaggaaaccggagatcccggagaaaacctgcgagagcgagcatggaatcgggataaaccaagtgcacatggagtccttgggccgcgccggggcttgaacccgggacctcagtggtgcaaagcgagggaactaccgctgcgctagcTCGCCCTCCCATTTCTGAAGTCATGTTTTAGAAAAGAAAGTGTGCTACCATAATGATATCctgtataggttaaataccactaattatgtattacacgggtttaaatgggaaaatggctaatttcggttggaattttctcatttctcataattcagaactctcacagttaaatgccactaatatcaggtgaaactatatgatttagatgccaaatgatcaaaaacttaaCATTGACCTgcaagacttttcttgttttaacgcactgaaccgtaaacaccttaaattgGCAGTGCGCCCTCAAAGTTGAAAGTTAAATACAATATGGAAGGCCGAATATTTTCTAAAAACCAAAGCCGTActgttacaacaaaaatgtcatataatgagagaaaatataccattttgaagcatcaaaccctaaaaagtacttttttggctatataacttgatcaatttcagcgattttaatgcagtcttttcagatgccatgtaaacaaatagttactcgtcgtatttccatgtatcgcccaggcctattagtggtatgtaaccttaaagccatattataacatttgctgaggagaacgccctcacttttttttaattcgggtatTTACACGATTgcaatgtactttagtcaataaagatactctgcaaaaatcaacatCAACAggagctgtagttttgtcaaaatccgaggtTTTGAATAAaccgatggaaccggcgttttattattacgatggaaatattagtcgaacacgtatgcacagtacgtacacggcgtgtgggatacacatacacacacaccccgaggatcttgccgtattacaaccgcgggagtaacatgcatgggcgctagtagtaaattccaatttgctttacctcacttgttatgctcaaaattaaaaggggacatatcttacagtaaaagctaacattttatggaaaataaatactaatctatttttacagaaatgttataatatggctttacatGGCTCCTTCCTGCAAAATGGATCAAATAACTCTTGATACAAATTCGATGGGAACGGTTGTTTTACTTAGAAATAAAGTACTAGCCTATATCTCAGCTATTAATATCTCTTACCTTCTCCGTGGCTTCCACCAGCTTCCCAATAGGCTTCTGTGAGTTGATACGGCCCACATTTTTCGGGTTCAACCGCTGAATCGCACCCTATTTCAAGGTTGCAGATGGATTCCACCTTGCATATGCACTGCAAACACTCTGCCGTTATTTCAGCTATTGAAAAGTGATCACAAATTCATTATTAGTATAATGGTCTAAACGTCTGACTTTGCAAACATTCGAAGTTTGACCCAATATTAAATGACTTAATATTTTGCGAATTCTCAAATCTTATGAATTCGAAAAGAGGCCAGAAAGAGTTTAACTCTCTATGATACTGCTAACATGGACAAATACGTTATTAAGAGAATAAAtatattgttttagccgctgtcgtgcatataTCGTCTCATGTAACACGAGCGACATCGttaaataaaataatgatgtcgccagtGTTATATGAAACgatgcacgacagtggctaaaaacaatacgtTTACTTTCATTCTTAAACAAATACAAATATCATACATATAccaaatttcaatcaaattaaatcctacattttacaaagaattatctggggcttaaaatcgatcagtgctgttgttgctatgcgcctccgattggttcaaatagcgaatACGCGTATGGCGTCGATGCACACATGCTGTTCAAAGTGATATAgctgtcatatcacacgggtatgAACCAATAAGATTACAGGAATGTACTCAAGCGCTTGAGAATAGCTAAGAACCCCATCAGTCAAAACTATAAACGGATTTCTCCATCGTTTTTCATGTACCTATTATGGTACAAAAAGGCCTGGAGGTATTAAGGAAAAatgattaactctcttcacgcgggtgtcgactgcagacgacaagtttcaaaattttttagaaattcaaaaaattcagaaatgtaaattttcatgaccatatttggaatcagcatgaaaaatgcattaaaatgagtacaaacaagcctagtattgattcagtagttcttaagatagctcttgatattttgagaaaatatttcaaaacttgaactttttccatggaggcgcatggctagcacgcagagcattaagataaTTAAATAAGTGAACAGATGAAATAACTAGAATCCGATCTCTCCGTCGAACCTACCTTTTGGACTAGAAGTGGGCGGTGGCGATGTCGGATGTACAGGAAAGCAAGATTCTCCTAGATGAGCACACCACAGGAGTATCCCCAAAACAAGCCCTTGAATCAAATACATCTTTGAGGGTTTTTTTAAGATGCGTTTTTCGTAAAGTAGTGTTGCACACAGTGAGCCCTCTCGAGAGAATGAGCGACGAAAGGCAACACATACCTTTATACAATGAAAGCGGATGACAAAGATGACgttatgttttttattaaaaattcgcTCAAGAGACATTATTATTAACACCCTCCAGTCcaaggaacaaaacaaaacacccaCGGCGTTCAAccgtttttgttctgttttgcgAAATTGATTAAACAAACGAAAAAACTATGTTCAGTACGGCGACGGGGAAAAACCCATGcagatattatattatattttattttttacaatttgttaTATACGAGCCGTACATGTAAAATTACCCGGTCTTTGCCAAAAATGGATTAATTTCACAGTTTGTTGGGCAGATTTTGGTTATTATTATAGTCTAGTTTGGTGACCGGTACTTTTTACTTTATTTCGGGTTCCTTTAAGAGTTTTGTTTTAGATGGATTTTGCTTCTGAAGACAGTCTAGTCAATTACAAAATCATGTTTACCGACCCTCTGTCAGCATTATGCATTGGGCAATTTAAAACATGGGCCATCAAAGCCTTAGtgtatacagaggtcaaattcaaaatggtaatGTTATTCTCAGACATAAGTGGCAGACCAAAATATTCCCCTGATCATAAAGAATTAGAAGAAGGATATCAAAAGGAAAACTAGGATTTATATGGCGCATTTTGTAGAGGTTTCAAAGCGCTGAAATTTCGCTGCCACTGGAGAATAATCACTATCAGTGAAACTGTGAGATCGggtcaactaggccagttgcagtcGAACATGGCGCAATCCCCCGGGCGCAATCCACGCttcgattgtaacatccaccaattatctgtgtagTTCCccaaaattccattgggtgaaaaACAATCCTTAGGTTTGGTgacaggtaaatggcgagttaaaAATGAGGGAGTAAGATGACAAGCTAGTTAGAATGGCGAGTGACACCCTGCAGAGATTAAAGAGTGACCCCTGCTGAGAACGGCAAATCCCGCCGGCGAgttacggagaatgtctttctgatatcaaataattttca belongs to Amphiura filiformis chromosome 18, Afil_fr2py, whole genome shotgun sequence and includes:
- the LOC140138760 gene encoding lysozyme 3-like, with translation MYLIQGLVLGILLWCAHLGESCFPVHPTSPPPTSSPKAEITAECLQCICKVESICNLEIGCDSAVEPEKCGPYQLTEAYWEAGGSHGEDWRSCAQDKTCAEDTIKCYLGQHDIFDSPTCEDWARFYHGGPDGMNSASADTYWNRVRAQGCSELN